In Triticum urartu cultivar G1812 chromosome 6, Tu2.1, whole genome shotgun sequence, the following proteins share a genomic window:
- the LOC125512460 gene encoding receptor kinase-like protein Xa21, whose protein sequence is MAMAALSLLLVAVFFLACSVATHALPGAPEPDAASAADYNALLSFRRLRTVLLHTNKLQGHIPPELLGSLRSLEVLNLGQNRLTGSIPSGVGGLVNLKLLVLEFNNLTGEIPWQVGSLASLVGLGLASNQLSGSIPASLGNLSALTALTAFSNRLSGSIPSSLQGLSSLSTLHLEDNHLGGTIPSWLGNLSSLASLNLQSNGFVGRIPESIGNLGLLEAVSFAENKLVGKIPDAIGNLHALAELYLDNNELQGPLPLSLFNLSSLEMFNVQHNNLTGGFPLDMGDTMTSLQSFLVSDNQFHGVIPPSLFNASMLQMVQTVNNFLSGTIPRCLGARQEMLSVVNFAGNQLEATNDAEWGFLTSLTNCSNMILVDVSENKLQGVLPKSIGNLSTQMEFLGIASNSIAGTITETIGNFINLDELDMENNLLQGTILASLGKLKKLNRLSLSNNNLSGSIPVALGNLTKLTTLLLNTNALSGAIPSALSNCPLEELDLSYNDLSGPTPKELFLISSLSSSMYLAHNSLTGTLPSEVGNLRNLGELDLSDNMISGKIPTNIGECRSLQYLNLSGNHLDATIPLSLGQLRGLVVLDLSRNNLSGSIPEFLGTMKGLASLNLSSNDFEGEVPKDGIFLNSAATSVMGNSALCGGIPQLKLKMCSSPTKRRISSKLLMIIAAGAGILLVILSAMFVLCKRSKLRRAKPQITLPNDKYIRVSYAELVKATDGFTSENLIGVGSFGAVYKGRMEISGQQVMVAVKVLNLQHAGASRSFDAECEALRCIRHRNLVKVITVCSSIDTRGGDFKALVFEFLPNGNLDQWLHKHLEEDNEPKMLDLIQRLQIAMHVASALDYLHHQKPFPIVHCDLKPSNILLDNNMVAHVGDFGLARFLHDEHNDKSETPTSSQTAIRGTIGYVAPGEHSSTLNYCSIVAFDFSHFTLHPRKHLVSNLPRLLISEYGLGNEASIHGDVYSYGILLLEMFTGKRPTSSEFGEVLSLHKHVQMALPDQAATVIDQDLLKAESNGKGTEGGYQSSEDMRISCIVSILQVGISCSKETPTERIQIGDALRELQIIRDKFYAH, encoded by the exons ATGGCAATGGCAGCACTGtccctcctcctcgtcgccgtctTCTTCCTCGCGTGCTCCGTCGCCACTCACGCGCTGCCCGGCGCACCGGAGCCCGATGCCGCCAGCGCCGCGGATTACAACGCGCTGCTCTCCTTCAG GCGGCTCAGGACCGTCCTGCTCCACACCAACAAGCTTCAGGGGCACATCCCGCCGGAGCTGTTGGGCTCGCTTCGGAGCCTCGAGGTGCTCAACCTCGGCCAGAACAGGCTCACAGGAAGCATCCCTTCCGGCGTCGGCGGCCTCGTCAACCTCAAGCTGCTGGTCCTGGAGTTCAACAACCTGACAGGAGAGATCCCATGGCAGGTCGGCAGCCTCGCCAGCCTCGTCGGCCTCGGCCTCGCGTCCAACCAGCTGTCAGGCTCCATCCCGGCCTCGCTGGGGAACCTGTCGGCGCTAACCGCCCTCACCGCCTTCTCGAACCGGCTGTCAGGGAGCATACCCTCCTCATTACAGGGCCTGTCATCCCTCAGCACGCTCCATTTGGAAGACAACCACCTCGGCGGAACCATACCTTCTTGGCTAGGCAACCTCTCGTCACTGGCATCCTTAAACCTCCAGAGCAATGGCTTTGTGGGGCGCATCCCGGAGTCTATAGGGAACCTTGGGTTGCTTGAAGCCGTTTCGTTCGCGGAGAACAAGCTTGTCGGCAAGATACCGGACGCCATTGGGAACCTCCATGCCCTCGCTGAGCTTTACCTGGACAACAATGAGCTACAAGGCCCTCTGCCACTCTCATTGTTCAACCTCTCCTCTCTTGAGATGTTCAACGTCCAGCACAACAACCTCACCGGGGGCTTTCCGCTCGACATGGGCGACACGATGACGAGTCTCCAGTCCTTTCTTGTGTCTGATAACCAGTTTCATGGCGTGATCCCGCCGTCCTTGTTCAATGCTTCCATGCTACAGATGGTTCAGACAGTAAACAACTTCCTGTCGGGAACGATCCCTCGGTGCCTGGGGGCTCGCCAGGAGATGCTCTCTGTGGTGAACTTTGCGGGGAATCAGCTTGAAGCAACCAACGATGCTGAATGGGGCTTCCTTACTAGTCTGACCAACTGCAGCAATATGATATTAGTGGATGTTAGCGAAAACAAGCTCCAAGGTGTGCTACCGAAATCAATCGGCAATTTGTCGACACAGATGGAGTTTCTTGGCATTGCATCCAACAGCATAGCAGGGACGATAACCGAAACAATAGGGAACTTCATCAACTTGGATGAACTTGACATGGAAAATAATCTTCTCCAGGGCACCATCCTAGCATCTCTCGGCAAGCTTAAGAAGTTGAATCGGTTATCTCTGTCAAATAACAACTTGTCAGGATCTATCCCAGTGGCTCTTGGAAATCTTACAAAGCTTACAACCCTTCTGCTTAATACTAATGCGCTCAGTGGAGCCATCCCTTCTGCTCTCAGCAACTGTCCTTTAGAGGAGCTGGATCTTTCTTACAACGATCTTTCCGGCCCAACACCTAAGGAACTCTTCCTCATCTCAAGCTTGTCGAGTTCCATGTATCTTGCACATAATTCACTGACTGGGACTTTGCCTTCAGAAGTGGGAAATCTCAGGAATCTAGGTGAACTTGATCTCTCTGACAATATGATTTCAGGAAAGATTCCTACCAATATTGGGGAGTGTCGAAGCTTACAGTACCTCAATTTATCTGGGAACCATCTCGACGCGACGATTCCGCTGTCACTAGGACAGTTACGGGGCCTCGTAGTGCTTGATCTTTCTCGGAATAATTTATCTGGGAGCATTCCTGAGTTCCTCGGTACCATGAAAGGTCTTGCTAGTTTAAATCTCTCTTCCAATGATTTTGAAGGTGAAGTTCCGAAAGACGGAATATTCCTCAATTCAGCTGCAACCTCGGTCATGGGAAACAGTGCTCTGTGTGGTGGGATCCCTCAACTCAAGTTGAAAATGTGCTCCAGTCCCACTAAAAGGAGAATATCTTCAAAGCTTCTCATGATTATCGCAGCAGGCGCCGGAATTCTGTTGGTCATACTATCCGCAATGTTCGTGTTATGTAAAAGAAGCAAGCTTAGAAGAGCAAAGCCACAGATAACTCTCCCCAATGACAAATACATAAGAGTTTCTTATGCTGAATTGGTCAAGGCAACAGATGGTTTCACATCCGAAAACCTCATTGGGGTGGGCAGCTTTGGTGCAGTGTACAAGGGAAGAATGGAAATCTCTGGCCAACAAGTGATGGTGGCAGTGAAGGTACTCAACCTGCAACATGCTGGCGCATCCCGAAGTTTCGATGCGGAATGTGAGGCTTTGAGATGTATCCGCCATCGGAACCTTGTGAAGGTTATAACAGTGTGCTCAAGTATTGACACTCGAGGTGGCGACTTCAAGGCTCTTGTGTTTGAGTTTCTGCCAAATGGAAATCTAGACCAGTGGCTACACAAGCATCTCGAGGAAGATAACGAACCCAAGATGCTAGATCTCATTCAGAGACTCCAGATTGCCATGCACGTGGCTTCTGCGCTTGACTATTTGCATCATCAGAAGCCGTTTCCAATTGTTCACTGTGACCTCAAGCCAAGCAATATTCTCCTCGACAACAACATGGTTGCCCATGTCGGTGATTTTGGGCTTGCAAGGTTCCTACATGACGAACATAATGACAAGTCAGAGACACCAACTAGTAGTCAAACCGCAATAAGAGGAACAATTGGTTATGTGGCTCCAGGTGAGCATAGTTCTACTCTCAACTATTGTAGTATTGTTGCATTTGATTTTTCACATTTTACCCTCCATCCAAGGAAGCACTTAGTATCAAATTTGCCACGTTTGTTAATTTCAGAATATGGACTTGGCAATGAAGCTTCAATCCATGGTGATGTGTACAGCTACGGTATACTGCTGCTCGAGATGTTCACCGGTAAAAGACCCACAAGTTCTGAATTCGGAGAAGTGCTTAGCCTTCATAAGCACGTACAAATGGCACTGCCAGACCAAGCGGCTACTGTCATCGACCAAGACCTATTAAAAGCAGAAAGTAATGGCAAAGGGACAGAAGGGGGGTATCAGAGCAGTGAAGACATGAGAATTAGTTGCATCGTCTCGATTCTGCAGGTTGGAATTTCATGCTCCAAGGAGACGCCAACTGAACGCATTCAAATTGGAGATGCATTGAGAGAGTTGCAGATAATCAGAGATAAGTTTTACGCGCATTAG
- the LOC125512458 gene encoding probable histone deacetylase 19 isoform X2: MDPSSAGAGGNSLPSVGPDGQKRRVCYFYDSEVGNYYYGQGHPMKPHRIRMTHSLLAQYGLLDQMQVLRPNPARDRDLCRFHADDYISFLRSVTPETQQDQIRALKRFNVGEDCPVFDGLYSFCQTYAGASVGGAVKLNHGLDIAINWSGGLHHAKKCEASGFCYVNDIVLAILELLKHHQRVLYVDIDIHHGDGVEEAFYTTDRVMTVSFHKFGDYFPGTGDVRDIGHSKGKYYSLNVPLDDGIDDESYQSLFKPIMAKVMEVFQPGAVVLQCGADSLSGDRLGCFNLSIRGHAECVKYMRSFNVPLLLLGGGGYTIRNVARCWCYETGVALGQELEDKMPVNEYYEYFGPDYTLHVAPSNMENKNTRCELDNIRTKLLDNLSKLRHAPSVQFQERPPDTEFPEPDEDEEDQDERHDDPDSDMELEYHTPLEDSARRITIQGTRVKRESAGAETKDQDGSRVTGEHRGSEPMAEDIGPSKQAHQVDANAMAVDEPGNVKTESGSSTKLPDPPAIYQKP; encoded by the exons ATGGACCCTTCCTCGGCCGGCGCCGGCGGCAACTCGCTGCCGTCGGTCGGCCCCGACGGGCAGAAGCGGCGCGTGTGCTACTTCTACGACTCGGAGGTGGGCAACTACTACTACGGGCAGGGCCACCCGATGAAGCCGCACCGCATCCGCATGACCCACTCGCTGCTGGCGCAGTACGGCCTCCTCGACCAGATGCAGGTGCTGCGCCCCAACCCCGCCcgcgaccgcgacctctgccgcTTCCACGCCGACGACTACATCTCCTTCCTCCGCTCCGTCACGCCCGAGACGCAGCAGGACCAGATCCGGGCCCTCAAGCGCTTCAACGTCGGCGAGGACTGCCCCGTCTTCGACGGCCTCTACAGCTTCTGCCAGACCTACGCGGGGGCCTCCGTCGGCGGCGCCGTCAAGCTCAACCACGGCCTTGACATCGCCATCAACTGGTCCGGGGGCCTGCACCACGCTAAGAAGTGCGAGGCCTCGGGGTTCTGCTACGTCAACGACATCGTACTcgccatcctcgagctcctcaAGCACCACCAG CGAGTTCTATATGTCGATATTGATATCCACCATGGTGATGGAGTTGAGGAGGCATTCTACACGACAGACAGGGTTATGACAGTCTCTTTTCACAAGTTTGGGGATTATTTCCCAGGCACAGGGGATGTCCGTGATATTGGGCATTCAAAAGGAAAGTATTACTCCCTTAATGTCCCTCTGGATGATGGGATTGATGACGAAAGCTACCAGTCCCTGTTTAAGCCTATAATGGCCAAAGTTATGGAGGTTTTCCAGCCTGGTGCAGTTGTTCTTCAATGTGGCGCCGATTCATTATCTGGGGATAGGTTGGGCTGCTTCAATCTTTCGATCAGAGGTCATGCAGAATGCGTGAAGTACATGAGGTCTTTCAATGTTCCATTGTTGCTTCTTGGCGGTGGTGGCTATACCATAAGAAATGTTGCACGATGTTGGTGTTATGAG ACAGGAGTTGCACTTGGCCAAGAGCTCGAGGATAAGATGCCTGTCAATGAGTACTATGAATACTTCGGTCCAGATTACACTCTTCATGTAGCACCAAGTAACATGGAGAACAAAAATACACGCTGCGAACTGGATAATATAAGAACCAAACTTCTTGACAATCTTTCAAAACTTCGACATGCCCCTAGCGTTCAGTTTCAAGAGCGACCTCCTGATACTGAGTTCCCTGAG CCGGATGAAGATGAAGAGGATCAGGATGAAAGGCATGATGACCCTGATTCTGATATGGAATTGGAGTATCACACACCTTTGGAAGACTCGGCGAg GAGAATCACTATTCAAGGTACAAGAGTTAAGAGAGAATCAGCTGGAGCTGAGACAAAAGACCAG GATGGTAGCAGAGTAACAGGTGAACATAGAGGATCAGAACCTATGGCGGAAGACATCGGCCCCTCCAAGCAAGCTCAT CAGGTCGACGCCAATGCCATGGCCGTCGATGAGCCCGGAAATGTCAAGACCGAATCAGGAAGCTCTACCAAGTTGCCTGACCCACCAGCCATCTACCAGAAGCCATGA
- the LOC125512458 gene encoding probable histone deacetylase 19 isoform X3, translated as MDPSSAGAGGNSLPSVGPDGQKRRVCYFYDSEVGNYYYGQGHPMKPHRIRMTHSLLAQYGLLDQMQVLRPNPARDRDLCRFHADDYISFLRSVTPETQQDQIRALKRFNVGEDCPVFDGLYSFCQTYAGASVGGAVKLNHGLDIAINWSGGLHHAKKCEASGFCYVNDIVLAILELLKHHQRVLYVDIDIHHGDGVEEAFYTTDRVMTVSFHKFGDYFPGTGDVRDIGHSKGKYYSLNVPLDDGIDDESYQSLFKPIMAKVMEVFQPGAVVLQCGADSLSGDRLGCFNLSIRGHAECVKYMRSFNVPLLLLGGGGYTIRNVARCWCYETGVALGQELEDKMPVNEYYEYFGPDYTLHVAPSNMENKNTRCELDNIRTKLLDNLSKLRHAPSVQFQERPPDTEFPEPDEDEEDQDERHDDPDSDMELEYHTPLEDSARRITIQGTRVKRESAGAETKDQQDGSRVTGEHRGSEPMAEDIGPSKQAHVDANAMAVDEPGNVKTESGSSTKLPDPPAIYQKP; from the exons ATGGACCCTTCCTCGGCCGGCGCCGGCGGCAACTCGCTGCCGTCGGTCGGCCCCGACGGGCAGAAGCGGCGCGTGTGCTACTTCTACGACTCGGAGGTGGGCAACTACTACTACGGGCAGGGCCACCCGATGAAGCCGCACCGCATCCGCATGACCCACTCGCTGCTGGCGCAGTACGGCCTCCTCGACCAGATGCAGGTGCTGCGCCCCAACCCCGCCcgcgaccgcgacctctgccgcTTCCACGCCGACGACTACATCTCCTTCCTCCGCTCCGTCACGCCCGAGACGCAGCAGGACCAGATCCGGGCCCTCAAGCGCTTCAACGTCGGCGAGGACTGCCCCGTCTTCGACGGCCTCTACAGCTTCTGCCAGACCTACGCGGGGGCCTCCGTCGGCGGCGCCGTCAAGCTCAACCACGGCCTTGACATCGCCATCAACTGGTCCGGGGGCCTGCACCACGCTAAGAAGTGCGAGGCCTCGGGGTTCTGCTACGTCAACGACATCGTACTcgccatcctcgagctcctcaAGCACCACCAG CGAGTTCTATATGTCGATATTGATATCCACCATGGTGATGGAGTTGAGGAGGCATTCTACACGACAGACAGGGTTATGACAGTCTCTTTTCACAAGTTTGGGGATTATTTCCCAGGCACAGGGGATGTCCGTGATATTGGGCATTCAAAAGGAAAGTATTACTCCCTTAATGTCCCTCTGGATGATGGGATTGATGACGAAAGCTACCAGTCCCTGTTTAAGCCTATAATGGCCAAAGTTATGGAGGTTTTCCAGCCTGGTGCAGTTGTTCTTCAATGTGGCGCCGATTCATTATCTGGGGATAGGTTGGGCTGCTTCAATCTTTCGATCAGAGGTCATGCAGAATGCGTGAAGTACATGAGGTCTTTCAATGTTCCATTGTTGCTTCTTGGCGGTGGTGGCTATACCATAAGAAATGTTGCACGATGTTGGTGTTATGAG ACAGGAGTTGCACTTGGCCAAGAGCTCGAGGATAAGATGCCTGTCAATGAGTACTATGAATACTTCGGTCCAGATTACACTCTTCATGTAGCACCAAGTAACATGGAGAACAAAAATACACGCTGCGAACTGGATAATATAAGAACCAAACTTCTTGACAATCTTTCAAAACTTCGACATGCCCCTAGCGTTCAGTTTCAAGAGCGACCTCCTGATACTGAGTTCCCTGAG CCGGATGAAGATGAAGAGGATCAGGATGAAAGGCATGATGACCCTGATTCTGATATGGAATTGGAGTATCACACACCTTTGGAAGACTCGGCGAg GAGAATCACTATTCAAGGTACAAGAGTTAAGAGAGAATCAGCTGGAGCTGAGACAAAAGACCAG CAGGATGGTAGCAGAGTAACAGGTGAACATAGAGGATCAGAACCTATGGCGGAAGACATCGGCCCCTCCAAGCAAGCTCAT GTCGACGCCAATGCCATGGCCGTCGATGAGCCCGGAAATGTCAAGACCGAATCAGGAAGCTCTACCAAGTTGCCTGACCCACCAGCCATCTACCAGAAGCCATGA
- the LOC125512458 gene encoding probable histone deacetylase 19 isoform X1, producing MDPSSAGAGGNSLPSVGPDGQKRRVCYFYDSEVGNYYYGQGHPMKPHRIRMTHSLLAQYGLLDQMQVLRPNPARDRDLCRFHADDYISFLRSVTPETQQDQIRALKRFNVGEDCPVFDGLYSFCQTYAGASVGGAVKLNHGLDIAINWSGGLHHAKKCEASGFCYVNDIVLAILELLKHHQRVLYVDIDIHHGDGVEEAFYTTDRVMTVSFHKFGDYFPGTGDVRDIGHSKGKYYSLNVPLDDGIDDESYQSLFKPIMAKVMEVFQPGAVVLQCGADSLSGDRLGCFNLSIRGHAECVKYMRSFNVPLLLLGGGGYTIRNVARCWCYETGVALGQELEDKMPVNEYYEYFGPDYTLHVAPSNMENKNTRCELDNIRTKLLDNLSKLRHAPSVQFQERPPDTEFPEPDEDEEDQDERHDDPDSDMELEYHTPLEDSARRITIQGTRVKRESAGAETKDQQDGSRVTGEHRGSEPMAEDIGPSKQAHQVDANAMAVDEPGNVKTESGSSTKLPDPPAIYQKP from the exons ATGGACCCTTCCTCGGCCGGCGCCGGCGGCAACTCGCTGCCGTCGGTCGGCCCCGACGGGCAGAAGCGGCGCGTGTGCTACTTCTACGACTCGGAGGTGGGCAACTACTACTACGGGCAGGGCCACCCGATGAAGCCGCACCGCATCCGCATGACCCACTCGCTGCTGGCGCAGTACGGCCTCCTCGACCAGATGCAGGTGCTGCGCCCCAACCCCGCCcgcgaccgcgacctctgccgcTTCCACGCCGACGACTACATCTCCTTCCTCCGCTCCGTCACGCCCGAGACGCAGCAGGACCAGATCCGGGCCCTCAAGCGCTTCAACGTCGGCGAGGACTGCCCCGTCTTCGACGGCCTCTACAGCTTCTGCCAGACCTACGCGGGGGCCTCCGTCGGCGGCGCCGTCAAGCTCAACCACGGCCTTGACATCGCCATCAACTGGTCCGGGGGCCTGCACCACGCTAAGAAGTGCGAGGCCTCGGGGTTCTGCTACGTCAACGACATCGTACTcgccatcctcgagctcctcaAGCACCACCAG CGAGTTCTATATGTCGATATTGATATCCACCATGGTGATGGAGTTGAGGAGGCATTCTACACGACAGACAGGGTTATGACAGTCTCTTTTCACAAGTTTGGGGATTATTTCCCAGGCACAGGGGATGTCCGTGATATTGGGCATTCAAAAGGAAAGTATTACTCCCTTAATGTCCCTCTGGATGATGGGATTGATGACGAAAGCTACCAGTCCCTGTTTAAGCCTATAATGGCCAAAGTTATGGAGGTTTTCCAGCCTGGTGCAGTTGTTCTTCAATGTGGCGCCGATTCATTATCTGGGGATAGGTTGGGCTGCTTCAATCTTTCGATCAGAGGTCATGCAGAATGCGTGAAGTACATGAGGTCTTTCAATGTTCCATTGTTGCTTCTTGGCGGTGGTGGCTATACCATAAGAAATGTTGCACGATGTTGGTGTTATGAG ACAGGAGTTGCACTTGGCCAAGAGCTCGAGGATAAGATGCCTGTCAATGAGTACTATGAATACTTCGGTCCAGATTACACTCTTCATGTAGCACCAAGTAACATGGAGAACAAAAATACACGCTGCGAACTGGATAATATAAGAACCAAACTTCTTGACAATCTTTCAAAACTTCGACATGCCCCTAGCGTTCAGTTTCAAGAGCGACCTCCTGATACTGAGTTCCCTGAG CCGGATGAAGATGAAGAGGATCAGGATGAAAGGCATGATGACCCTGATTCTGATATGGAATTGGAGTATCACACACCTTTGGAAGACTCGGCGAg GAGAATCACTATTCAAGGTACAAGAGTTAAGAGAGAATCAGCTGGAGCTGAGACAAAAGACCAG CAGGATGGTAGCAGAGTAACAGGTGAACATAGAGGATCAGAACCTATGGCGGAAGACATCGGCCCCTCCAAGCAAGCTCAT CAGGTCGACGCCAATGCCATGGCCGTCGATGAGCCCGGAAATGTCAAGACCGAATCAGGAAGCTCTACCAAGTTGCCTGACCCACCAGCCATCTACCAGAAGCCATGA
- the LOC125512458 gene encoding probable histone deacetylase 19 isoform X4: protein MDPSSAGAGGNSLPSVGPDGQKRRVCYFYDSEVGNYYYGQGHPMKPHRIRMTHSLLAQYGLLDQMQVLRPNPARDRDLCRFHADDYISFLRSVTPETQQDQIRALKRFNVGEDCPVFDGLYSFCQTYAGASVGGAVKLNHGLDIAINWSGGLHHAKKCEASGFCYVNDIVLAILELLKHHQRVLYVDIDIHHGDGVEEAFYTTDRVMTVSFHKFGDYFPGTGDVRDIGHSKGKYYSLNVPLDDGIDDESYQSLFKPIMAKVMEVFQPGAVVLQCGADSLSGDRLGCFNLSIRGHAECVKYMRSFNVPLLLLGGGGYTIRNVARCWCYETGVALGQELEDKMPVNEYYEYFGPDYTLHVAPSNMENKNTRCELDNIRTKLLDNLSKLRHAPSVQFQERPPDTEFPEPDEDEEDQDERHDDPDSDMELEYHTPLEDSARRITIQGTRVKRESAGAETKDQDGSRVTGEHRGSEPMAEDIGPSKQAHVDANAMAVDEPGNVKTESGSSTKLPDPPAIYQKP from the exons ATGGACCCTTCCTCGGCCGGCGCCGGCGGCAACTCGCTGCCGTCGGTCGGCCCCGACGGGCAGAAGCGGCGCGTGTGCTACTTCTACGACTCGGAGGTGGGCAACTACTACTACGGGCAGGGCCACCCGATGAAGCCGCACCGCATCCGCATGACCCACTCGCTGCTGGCGCAGTACGGCCTCCTCGACCAGATGCAGGTGCTGCGCCCCAACCCCGCCcgcgaccgcgacctctgccgcTTCCACGCCGACGACTACATCTCCTTCCTCCGCTCCGTCACGCCCGAGACGCAGCAGGACCAGATCCGGGCCCTCAAGCGCTTCAACGTCGGCGAGGACTGCCCCGTCTTCGACGGCCTCTACAGCTTCTGCCAGACCTACGCGGGGGCCTCCGTCGGCGGCGCCGTCAAGCTCAACCACGGCCTTGACATCGCCATCAACTGGTCCGGGGGCCTGCACCACGCTAAGAAGTGCGAGGCCTCGGGGTTCTGCTACGTCAACGACATCGTACTcgccatcctcgagctcctcaAGCACCACCAG CGAGTTCTATATGTCGATATTGATATCCACCATGGTGATGGAGTTGAGGAGGCATTCTACACGACAGACAGGGTTATGACAGTCTCTTTTCACAAGTTTGGGGATTATTTCCCAGGCACAGGGGATGTCCGTGATATTGGGCATTCAAAAGGAAAGTATTACTCCCTTAATGTCCCTCTGGATGATGGGATTGATGACGAAAGCTACCAGTCCCTGTTTAAGCCTATAATGGCCAAAGTTATGGAGGTTTTCCAGCCTGGTGCAGTTGTTCTTCAATGTGGCGCCGATTCATTATCTGGGGATAGGTTGGGCTGCTTCAATCTTTCGATCAGAGGTCATGCAGAATGCGTGAAGTACATGAGGTCTTTCAATGTTCCATTGTTGCTTCTTGGCGGTGGTGGCTATACCATAAGAAATGTTGCACGATGTTGGTGTTATGAG ACAGGAGTTGCACTTGGCCAAGAGCTCGAGGATAAGATGCCTGTCAATGAGTACTATGAATACTTCGGTCCAGATTACACTCTTCATGTAGCACCAAGTAACATGGAGAACAAAAATACACGCTGCGAACTGGATAATATAAGAACCAAACTTCTTGACAATCTTTCAAAACTTCGACATGCCCCTAGCGTTCAGTTTCAAGAGCGACCTCCTGATACTGAGTTCCCTGAG CCGGATGAAGATGAAGAGGATCAGGATGAAAGGCATGATGACCCTGATTCTGATATGGAATTGGAGTATCACACACCTTTGGAAGACTCGGCGAg GAGAATCACTATTCAAGGTACAAGAGTTAAGAGAGAATCAGCTGGAGCTGAGACAAAAGACCAG GATGGTAGCAGAGTAACAGGTGAACATAGAGGATCAGAACCTATGGCGGAAGACATCGGCCCCTCCAAGCAAGCTCAT GTCGACGCCAATGCCATGGCCGTCGATGAGCCCGGAAATGTCAAGACCGAATCAGGAAGCTCTACCAAGTTGCCTGACCCACCAGCCATCTACCAGAAGCCATGA